In Dasypus novemcinctus isolate mDasNov1 chromosome 10, mDasNov1.1.hap2, whole genome shotgun sequence, one DNA window encodes the following:
- the PRRG4 gene encoding transmembrane gamma-carboxyglutamic acid protein 4 — translation MTVGTGGGTFSRQHLKLTRPSPPVLEECSLWNHLAFLIPMVHVKHYASALLEWVEYIQLEGTLPETSDQPAVPAAEPGPEVAAGPNPARRRERRAARTAAAPRPPGLGAAGRPAPGRRSARAGAAGGAQAAASSLCSGSARRPPRPRQELLRARHPAGLAASPRTPERFLGPSAGATRALLSQAPRVAEIVGVAPETAGLAAPGTPQRPSSGPGAPGACVPGCQGEAGRQGPGGVTRQRPPRRCSRRIESDSNAKRGGARGDRCPLRLRPSPGARPLSPGTLGRRLPGAGRDSAAETARGAQSRSGFRHNSLFDSCQAVFTVLVLLSQLPAVVFAFPHCTRTSRDSGHAGEEVFTSKEDANFFIHRRLLFNRFDMELFTPGDVERECYEELCNFEEAREIFGDEDKTVTFWQDYSIKGPATKSDGNREKIDVMSLLTGLIAAGVFLVIFGLLGYYLCITKCNRQGYPGSSAVYMRRGRHTPSIMFRRPEETVLSPSPSSVEDTGLPSYEQAVALTRKHSVSPPPPYPGPAKGFRVFKKSVSLPSH, via the exons ATGACTGTGGGAACTGGAGGTGGCACATTTTCCAGACAACATTTGAAACTTACAAGACCAAGCCCACCAGTTTTGGAAGAATGTAGCCTCTGGAatcacctggcctttctcattcccatggtcca TGTGAAGCACTATGCTTCTGCCCTGCTAGAATGGGTTGAGTACATACAACTAGAAGGTACTCTGCCAG AAACCAGTGACCAACCGGCCGTCCCCGCCGCCGAGCCCGGGCCAGAAGTGGCGGCGGGACCGAACCCGGCGCGGCGGCGAGAGCGACGCGCGGCGCGCACAGccgcggccccccggccccccggcctcGGCGCCGCAGGTAGGCCGGCCCCCGGGAGGCGGAGCGCGCGGGCGGGCGCGGCCGGGGGCGCCCAAGCAGCCGCCTCCTCGCTCTGCTCCGGCTCCGCTCGCCGGCCTCCGAGACCGAGACAGGAACTCCTGCGCGCGCGTCACCCGGCTGGCCTGGCAGCCTCTCCGCGGACCCCCGAGCGCTTCCTGGGCCCGAGCGCCGGAGCCACCCGCGCGCTGCTGAGCCAGGCCCCGAGAGTCGCCGAGATTGTGGGCGTGGCGCCAGAGACCGCGGGCCTGGCGGCGCCAGGGACCCCCCAGAGACCGAGCTCCGGCCCGGGGGCCCCTGGAGCATGTGTCCCGGGCTGCCAGGGCGAGGCCGGGCGGCAGGGCCCTGGCGGGGTGACTCGGCAGCGGCCTCCTCGGCGCTGCTCCCGGAGGATCGAGTCGGATTCGAACGCGAAGCGGGGCGGCGCCCGCGGCGACAGGTGCCCGCTCCGCCTGCGGCCGAGTCCCGGCGCGCGGCCCCTGTCCCCAGGCACCCTTGGGCGCCGCCTTCCGGGTGCAGGTCGGGACTCGGCGGCCGAAACCGCGCGCGGGGCGCAGTCGCGCAGTGGCTTTCGGCACAACAG TTTGTTTGACAGTTGCCAGGCTGTGTTTACTGTTCTGGTTCTACTCAGCCAGCTGCCGGCAGTTGTCTTCGCGTTTCCTCATTGCACAAGAACTTCAAGGGATTCTGGGCACGCGGGAGAAGAAG tctTTACATCAAAGGAAGATGCAAACTTTTTCATACACCGACGTCTTCTGTTTAATAGATTTGATATGGAACTCTTCACTCCTGGTGACGTAGAAAGAGAATGCTATGAAGAACTTTGTAATTTTGAGGAAGCTAGAGAGATTTTTGGGGATGAAGATAAAACG GTGACATTTTGGCAAGACTATTCGATAAAAGGACCAGCCACAAAATCAG ATGGTAACAGAGAGAAAATTGATGTTATGAGCCTACTGACTGGATTAATTGCTGCCGGAGTATTTTTGGTTATCTTTGGATTACTTGGTTACTATCTTTGTATCACTAAGTGTAATAGACAAGGATATCCAGG TTCTTCAGCAGTCTACATGAGAAGGGGCAGGCACACTCCCTCCATCATGTTCAGAAGACCTGAGGAGACTGTCTTGTCTCCATCGCCATCTTCTGTGGAAGACACAGGATTACCTTCATATGAACAGGCAGTGGCACTGACCAGAAAACACAGTGTTTCGCCACCACCACCATATCCTGGCCCAGCAAAAGGGTTTAGAGTATTTAAAAAGTCTGTGTCACTCCCATCTCACTAA